Genomic segment of Salvelinus sp. IW2-2015 linkage group LG17, ASM291031v2, whole genome shotgun sequence:
TAACTACAGTACTTATTGTGTTTGATTTGTATTTCCTACAGGAGACAGTTTCCATGGAATCTSATCCTGCTCGCCATCTTTGTACGTATCATAGAGTGTTTGAAACAATCCATATCTTTACAACATTTATACACATTGTCTAAAGACTTTAAAGTATTACACATAATTCAGAATCACAGACTTCTCCTTTGTGTGACCCCTCTTTCTRGGTAATGTCTGTTCACTTTGTAATCTCTCCTGTtgcagaccctctctctctcctacatgaCAGGGATGCTATCCAGGTACAGTCTCCCATAGCTGTGTCTACagtttgtttgtctctgttgtccGCTATGCTTTGCATGCCTGCTTCTTCAGACTTTCAGTATGGCTAGCATGATGGTTTTTGCAGCCAGGTAAACAGCTAATGTGTTACATTAAATTCAGCTAAGGTCTTGGTGACCTTATAAGTAGAATCAGGTGGGTTAAATTAGTTTTGGATTGAAAACACGTATGGGTCGGTaaatctccaggaagaggtttgGGCASCCCTGCTTTAACCTGTGTCAGTGGCGATCAGATATGCCAAAGGTATACATGGGCTTAGTAACACTGTTATACATTTTAGGCTTGCTTAGTTACTGTGTATTCACCAAAATAAGTCATTAATATGTTattcatgtataaaaaaaaatgtagtatGTCATTTCTTAGTAAATAAATACTTGSCAAATAATTCCTGTACCATATCTTCCCCCCTCTAATAGTTATTACAACACCAAGTCAGTGGTGATGTGTTTGGGTATTACTGCTATGGTCTGTCTTACTGTCACTCTCGTCAGCTTCCAAACTAAGGTCAGTCTGCCTGCGAAAAAGGAAATTctataatttaataggatctctgtgttTCTATGATTCACAATTTGTTACAGGTTGTTATTTTTCCTCATGGCCAAGTTACCTTCTCTTTTTCTGCCCTATCTTCCCTTTTTTTCCTATTCAGTTTGATGTGACATCATGCCAAGGTGTATTGTTTACCTTCTGCATGGTCATGATGGTGTCTGGACTGGTCCTGGCCATCGCATTGCCCTACGGATATGtaagttataataataataatactacactTTATTTGTAGAGCACATTGTCATACATGAAAGCCTGCAAAGTAAAGTGCTATACATAGCAGGAAGTAAAACTACCCTAATCAGAAACTATATAATGAATGAGGTGAATAAGTAAATGCAGGTGGAGACTAACATGAGGAATTAGACAGAGGTTTCCAacgctgcgtttagacaggctgCCAATTCTGTTCTTTTCCCCCCCCCACTAACTAgtcttttgacaaatcagatcagatctttttcagagctcatccgattggtcagaagaccaattagtgaggaaaaaaaacatcaagcttACAGSTGCGTCAGATCTAATTGAACGTTCACATTTTCGAGAGATATAATATCAGCTTGTTTTGTGCTCCAGGTGCCCTGGGTGCATGGTGTCTATGGTGCCTTGGGAGCGTTACTTTTTACCATGGTAAGTGTAAAACCTATATAGTCTGTATTTACTTGACAGTCCACCAATGACAAAGAGAGATGTACAACTACTGTAATACTTCAACTCTTTTCTCCGTTTCAGTTTTTGGCGTTTGACACCCAGCTACTGATGGGGAACAAGCGCTACACAATAAGCCCAGAGGAATACGTCTTTGCCACTCTCAACATCTACCTCGATATTATCTacatcttctccttcttcctgtcCCTGTTTGGAACAGAGAGGACAAACTGAATCCACCTCCAGGCCAGCATCTCAGCTTTTCCATCCAAACACGGCCCGTATTCATAGTCTCAgagtagtagtgctgatctaggatcggcTTTGCCATTTAGATCACGGTGAAAAGTGTCATACACACAGGGGGGATATGATCCTAGGTCGACACTACTCGGAGACATGGTATGAATACAGGCTCTGATCTCACCATCAAGATGTACTGTACACAACTTATTGATCCACTACTTCTTCCCACAGTCTCAGCTTAGTGTGATTTCCCTTCCCCCTCTAGCATGATATGGACCTATACTACTTTATTGTCTGCTTAGCTGTCAATCTCCAGAATGTACAGTACTTTTCACCTATAGGTTCGGCGATCTATAGAATTACATTGCTAACGGTAGATAGGTGTGAAAAACACATGCAAAATACTGAGTCTGTCTAAAAGCTAGAACTGTAGGTGTTTTTGTGTTATGCAGTAGTGATGTCCTTGCTTTCTCCTGTCTTTTAACAACAGCAGTCATGACTGACACTACTCTACAGGAGATTATCACCTCTTATGAAGAGGAACTTAAAGTATCTGCCCTAAAGGCATGAATATCTGAATATCTTTCAGTGTAGCAACGTAGACATCATTGTGCTTAGTTCATCGGTATTGCACTAGGCTACATCCAATTCCATCAGTGCATAACACATTGTMATGACCCTCAGctttagagtagagagagagagtaaagtatTACTTTATTGATCCAAACTTGGGAAATTGTTTTATCACTCCGCATCGCCAATAAATTAAAAATGACAAGACACGTATCCAtgacaaaataaattaaacacaTACTAAGACACATATAAATCAATGGCATCTGTGCACAGTATGTCTGTGGTTTGTTGTTTCTCCTCCAGTCTGTCAACTCTTAGCCTACTGGTTAAAATCTCAAAGGAACATAAGATCCGGAGCATGCAGGCAATTCAATGCAATTCTGATTTAATTTGAATGTAGGCAAATTGCTTGGCTTTCCTTAGCTGCTTTAGACAAAAAATGAGTTAATCTAGTTGCACTAAAACTGGAGATGTAATGCAATCCTGTCAATATGATGAGCCATAGTCCAATGATGTCAGTAGGGGTTTACTCACCACCCTTCTCTTTCTTTGTAACATTCTGTTCTGTATTGATAGCTAAACCAGagtcatcccactgggcacagatgtcaatccaatgtctattccacattggttcaacgtcattttgttgaaatgacgtggaaacaatgttgattcaaccagtgtgtgcccagtggaatgTATTTAGaatctaaatatatggctctgggacTGGGTTAAACCAATGATTCGATACATATGCTTTGCTAAGCATGTTTTGGGGGCCAATCTGGAAAACCTTTACAATGTGGTGATgtggaaaatgtatgtatttgCTCCAGTAGTTATACAGTGCCCTccataattattgggacagtgacacagtgttgttgttttggctctgtactgtaGCGCTTAGGATTTTAAATTACACAATGACCATGCGGTTAACatgcagactgtcagcttgaATTtgtgggtattttcatccatatcgggtgaaccatttagaaattacagcaccttTTATATATAGTCCCCCCTTTAGGGGACCAAAATTATTGGGACAATTCcctttatatgtgtattaaagtagtcaagtttagtatttggtcccatattcctagcacgcaatgattaaaacaagcttgtgactctacaaacttgttgtatgcatttgctgtttgttttggttgtgttacggattattttgtgcccaatagacattcatggtaaataatgtattgtgtcattttagaatcacttttattgtaaataagaaaataatatgtttctaaacacttctacattcatttgGATGCttccatgattacggatagtcctgaatgaatcgtgaataatgatgagtgagaaagttagacgcacaaatatcatacccccaagacgtgctaacctctcaccattacaatatcaGGGGAGGTAATCacagtagcatccacattaatgtagaagtgtttagaaacattctattcttatttacagtaaaagtgactccaaaatgacacaatacattatttaccattcatttctattgggcacaaaataatctgaaacacgaccaaaacaaacagcaaatgcatccaaaaagTTTGTAGTCAAAAGTTAAATGTAATTGttggaaatatgggaccaaatactacactttaatcaaatcaaattttattggtcacatacacatggttagcagatgttaaggtCAGTGTATCGAAATGCTTGTCCATATATAAGTGAATTTATCCCAATACTTTGTGTCCCCTAAAacggggggactatgtacaaaaagtgctgtaatttctaaacggttcacccgctATGCATGAAAATAcactcaaatgaaagctgacagtctgcacttctaacctcatagtcattgtatcatttcaaatccaaagtgctggagtacagagcaacaacaaaatcactgtcccaataattacagagggcactgtaaATTGATGGCTTAACCTTGTGGCATAATGTTTTTATAGACACWGAAAGAgttgatatttttttgtaaaagcAAAGAGTTTTGATTATTGTGACAAGAAAGAGTTAACTTTAAACATGCGTGCAAACTTTCTTGATGTGTACATGGCAAGAAAATTATACTACATTGTATTTGGCCTGAAAAAAACTTACATATATTTTCTTAATAAAACCCTGAATGGTTCATCTGTGTATGAAATATGTGGCCTTGGAATAGTCTTATCTGAAcaaattgtaattaatttgctgttgtaaaaaaaaaaaatgcttctctTGGTTAAGTGCGTTGAGTGTTATTCCATAGTGTGTTAGGAAATTAATTTCTATTTACAATTCTTGctgtaaataaaagaaaaaatgtACTCACCAAtcttcaatttttttttgtatctcAGACACTAAACTAGATACGAGCAACGATttatattatattgacaagatagtcgaggGGCCGCTATAACAAATGGACATTTttccaaattcgacactcattttATCCTCCATAGAAAAATCCCTCACTTTGTGGTCTCATTTTGGCGGACAGATTTCGGATGTAGTAAACCCTCTCATTCCGCCTCTACTTTTTGATACGAATTCAACTGACGTTGACATCGTCAAAGAAGCGCCATAAAAAAGCATTCCAACCAGCCAACCATGTATCATAATAATTGTATCTATTCAATTTGCTCATCCAATGAAAACGTTTCATGGTAGAACGCCAAGGTCGGCCATGTTGtgtggtttccactagttaccacagccacaaagtcaagcTTGGCTATTTCCTACAAATTAATTTGTAAGACATTTGCTTTTTGGTTCTAATTTAAGTTTATTGTTATACATATGGttggcagtgtggttaaggttaggtttaaaatcaaatttgaaaaatatacattttagaaatagggATGTTTTTTGACTtagtggctgtggtaactagtgacgaccatgtTGTGGTTTTGAATGAGGAAGAAGCGGGAGAGGTTAGAGGTTATCGTTTAatgagttattttttatttaaagtaCTACATTGAGTTACTTTGGACTTCTTTGCTATTTAAGAAAGACACATGACATTGTCGAATGTGATAGTAGTGATTGAAATCCTAGTCGCTACAGCCACATAACCaggattgttagctagctagttRAGCTAACCACAAGCTAGCTAATTTCAAGGGAAGGAGAAAGGTAACTTGATAGCTAGCTGGTTAGCAGTGTTGTTTATCTAACTAGCTACGATTTACTTTCCCCGGTCGAATGACGCTGGGTGGCTTTATGTGCTTTTTCCTGCGCTGGCAGGCGGGTTGGAAGCAACCATAGCGATACACATTTTCGCGGGCGGGAGGTTTTAAACTTCTCTAAACATGTTCAATAAATTTTACGAATTAATTGGAACGGGTTTCGCTAATCTCCGCAATGGAGTACCAGCTCCCGACCAACAAGATAATGATACACATGGAGTACAACAAGGGGGTCGAATAAGGAGAAAAAGACCCATCGATTGGTAAGTAAAGGTtattctaatgttagctagctaactcatcTGTAATCTATTTGTTGTGTAGTAATCTAACTTGGCTAACGTTAGTTTACTAACGTTAGTAATCTAATaaactaacgttacctagctaattTAGCTTAATGTACTAACTGGTGGTGGCACTGGATGAACTAACTAGATGATATGCTTAGCTAATTGTCAACTATGTGTGAGTTGTAGCTAAACTTGCGGACTTGTCTATTTGAGATGGTGGTAAGATTCTGACCAGCCAGTTagctactactagctagctaacgttacagaaGTATGGCACACTGTCTGACACATTTGGGAGTCGGGTTGAGCAACCAAAGTGCGTACTCAGCAAGACACCCCCCCCCAATACCATGACCGAATATAACCCAGATAAGTGGAGTCGGTCACTGACTAAagtgaatgtagctagctagcttgcttgctatACCAGAATTATCACGGCAAAAAACAAATATGAGGCTGCCAGCACTGTCAGTGATTCTCTGGCACATATTCATGTTGGATATTGTTCCCCCCCTGTTTTTATAGTTTGGAGGATGGTGACCAAGATGACCAGGCACTAGCAGTGAAGAGATTTCGGATGGGTAAGCTAACTGCAATCTTGGCTGTGCATATAtgcaaaagtatttggacaccctttcaaatgagtggattaggctatttcagccacacccgttgctgacaggtgtataaaatagagcacaccgccatgcaatctccatagacaaacactggcagtaggatggtcttactgaaaagctcagtgactttcaacgtggcaccatcttaggatgtcacctttccaacaagtcagtttgtcaaacttCTTCCCTGCTGGCGCTGCCCCGGGTAACTGTAAGtgccgttattgtgaagtggaaacatctaggagcaacaacggtttagccatgaagtgctaggccacacaagctcacagaacgggagtgctgaagcgcatggCGCATAAAAATtgtatgtcctcggttgcaacacaagttatcaagttccaaactgcctctggaagcaacgtccgcACAAGATCTGTTCGccaggagcttaatgaaatgggtttccatggccaagcaaccgtacacaagcctaagatcaccatgcgc
This window contains:
- the LOC111976257 gene encoding protein lifeguard 2 isoform X2, producing the protein MTQGKLTVANKAAEAGEKQYGTSSGEAGGPPAPPTYEEATGAGEKGVSGSPCYSGAYPSDGEMLTEFSWSDKNIRRIFIRKVYAILMIQLLVTLSIVALFTFCEPVKNYIQSNPGWYWASYAVFFVTYITLVCCPGPRRQFPWNLILLAIFTLSLSYMTGMLSSYYNTKSVVMCLGITAMVCLTVTLVSFQTKFDVTSCQGVLFTFCMVMMVSGLVLAIALPYGYVPWVHGVYGALGALLFTMFLAFDTQLLMGNKRYTISPEEYVFATLNIYLDIIYIFSFFLSLFGTERTN
- the LOC111976257 gene encoding protein lifeguard 2 isoform X3, with the translated sequence MTQGKLTVANKAAEAGEKQYGTSSGEAGGPPAPPTYEEATGAAGVSGSPCYSGAYPSDGEMLTEFSWSDKNIRRIFIRKVYAILMIQLLVTLSIVALFTFCEPVKNYIQSNPGWYWASYAVFFVTYITLVCCPGPRRQFPWNLILLAIFTLSLSYMTGMLSSYYNTKSVVMCLGITAMVCLTVTLVSFQTKFDVTSCQGVLFTFCMVMMVSGLVLAIALPYGYVPWVHGVYGALGALLFTMFLAFDTQLLMGNKRYTISPEEYVFATLNIYLDIIYIFSFFLSLFGTERTN
- the LOC111976257 gene encoding protein lifeguard 2 isoform X1 is translated as MTQGKLTVANKAAEAGEKQYGTSSGEAGGPPAPPTYEEATGAGEKAGVSGSPCYSGAYPSDGEMLTEFSWSDKNIRRIFIRKVYAILMIQLLVTLSIVALFTFCEPVKNYIQSNPGWYWASYAVFFVTYITLVCCPGPRRQFPWNLILLAIFTLSLSYMTGMLSSYYNTKSVVMCLGITAMVCLTVTLVSFQTKFDVTSCQGVLFTFCMVMMVSGLVLAIALPYGYVPWVHGVYGALGALLFTMFLAFDTQLLMGNKRYTISPEEYVFATLNIYLDIIYIFSFFLSLFGTERTN